Genomic window (Streptomyces cadmiisoli):
CCTAGACTGGCCGGTCACAAGGATTTGTTCCAGCGTCTCGCGCACAACTTTCGGACCACCGATCGGCCTGCGCAGCACTGCCTCCTCGATCACGAAGCTCAGCAAGGGAGCAGGCCGTCGGCACAAGATCTCCTGCCGCACCATGCGGGCCTCGAGCCGCTGCTCGATCACGTCGTCCTCCAGCAACGGCCGCTGCATATGGAAGACGGCACGCGCGTAGGCCTCTGTTTGCAGCAGACCGGGCACGGCGTACACCGCATATACGTTCAGCGCCGTGGCTCCCGCCTCCAGGCGAGCCATGTCCCGGAAGAACGCCGGATACTGAGCCCGCCCCACCTCCTCCTTGAGCGCCGTGAGGACCCCGCCGGCACGCAGCACCTCGTCCGCCTTCTCGATGAACCGGGCCTGGGGGATCCGTCTCCCCTGCTCGATGGACGCCACCGTGTCCGCCGAGTAGCCGAGCCGCTTGCCGAACTCGGCCCGTTCCAGTCCCGCCCGCGTCCGCAGCAGCTTCAACTGCCGCCCGAACGCGGTCACCACGCCCGTCCCGGGCTCGTCCTCCGGCCGCTGCTGCCGCCGCTCCGGCTCCTCGTCACCCACCACGGTCACCGCCTCGCCGCCTCCCCGCGTACCACCGCGTACAGTGCCCGCGCCCGCCCCGTACGAGGGGCCGACGTCAGCGCGTCACCACTGGTCACGCTATGCCACAGGACACCACCCTGAGTGCATGACCGCAGCACAATCACCCCTCACACTGCGCAGGTTCGCGATGCGCTTCAGCTCCACCCCGCGCGGCGCCCGCCTCGCCAGACGGCTGTGCGGGCACCGGCTCGACGCCTGGGGAGTCCCGTACGGCGGTGACACACACGGGGCCATCACCCTCGTCGTGTCGGAACTGTGCGCCAACGCCGTACGGCACGGGCACGTCGCCGGCCGCGACTTCCACCTGCTCCTCGTCGCCGACCCGGCCGCATGCACGGTCCGGATCGAAGTCGGTGACGCCCGCGGGGAACACGTCCCCCGCATCCCCGTCACCGCACAGGGGGACGGCGACGGCGGGCGCGGGCTGCTGCTCGTCGAGGCGCTGGCCGACCGCTGGGGCTGCTCGCCCCGGGAAGGAGGCGGACCGGGCAAGACCGTCTGGGCGGAGTGCGCCGCTCCCGGCCTCATCTGATCGCGGCATGCCGAGCCGTACGGCCGTGGTGGACGCGGACTCCCGCGTCCGCGCCCACCACGGGTTCCCCCGGAGAGCCGCCTACGCGGCCTTGCTCGCCCGGCCCTGGTGGTCGCGGACGATCTCCGCGTACCGGTGGCCGGAGCCCTTGATGGTGCGGACCTGGGTGGCGTAGTCGACGTGGACGAGGCCGAACCGCTTGTCGTAGCCGTACGCCCACTCGAAGTTGTCCAGCAGCGACCAGGCGAAGTAGCCCGCGAGCGGGGCCCCCTTGCGGGCCGCCGAGGCGCACGCCGCCAGGTGCTGCTCCAGGTAGGCGCGGCGCTCGGGGTCGTCGATCGTCCCGTCGGGGCGGACCACGTCCGGGAAGGAGGAGCCGTTCTCCGTGACGTACAGCCGGCGCGGGCCGTACTCCGAGGTCAGGCGCAGCAGCAGTTCCTCGATGCCGCTCGCGTCGATCTCCCAGTCCATGCCGGTGCGCGGCACGCCGTCGCGGCGGACGGTGCGGACGAACGGGGCCGGGGCGGAGGGATCGTCGGCGACGGTCTGCGGGAAGTAGTAGTTCAGGCCCAGCCAGTCCAGCCGGGCTCCGATGACGTGGGCGTCGCCCGGCTGCTCGGGGAGGTCGACGCGGTACACCTCGCGCATGTCCTGCGGGAAGCCCCGGCCGTGCACGGGGTCCAGCCACCAGCGGTTGGTGTGGCCGTCCATGCGGCGGGCCGCGGCCAGGTCCTCCGGCCGGTCGGTCGCGGCGTGGATCGTGGAGAGGTTGTTGACGATGCCGACCTGGGCGTGCGGCGCCGCGGCCTTGATCGCCTGCATCCCCAGGCCGTGGGCCAGGAGCAGATGGTAGGAGGCCCGGACCGCCGCCGTCAGGTCCGTCCAGCCGGGGGCCATCGTGCCTTCGAGGTGGCCGATCCAGGCCGAGCACAGGGGTTCGTTGAGCGTCGTCCAGTGCGTCACGCGGTCGCCGAGGCGCTCGGCCACCACGGCGGCGTACGCCGCGAAGTGCTCGGCCGTCTCCCGCTCCGGCCAGCCGCCGCGGTCCTGGAGCGCCTGCGGCAGGTCCCAGTGGTAGAGCGTGACCGACGGGGTGATGTCCGCTTCCAGCAGGGCGTCGACCAGTTCGTCGTAGAAGGCCAGGCCCTTGGCGTTGACCGCGCCGTCGCCGCCGGGGACGACGCGCGGCCAGGCGACGGACAGCCGGTAGGCGTTGGTGCCCAGGCGCCGCATCAGGGAGACGTCCTCACGCCAGCGGTGGTAGTGGTCGCAGGCGATGTCGCCGTTGTCGCCGTTCGCGATCCTGCCGGGGGTGTGCGAGAAGGTGTCCCAGATCGACGGCGAGCGGCCGTCCTCCGCCACGGCTCCCTCGATCTGGTAGGCCGCGGTGGCCGTGCCCCACAGAAAGTCGTGCGGGAGTGCGGCGAGGTCGATGGTCACGGAAGTCCCTTCGGATACGGATGCGTTGGTCACTTGACGGCTCCGGCCGTCAGACCGGCGACGAGGTAGCGCTGGAGCAGCAGGAAGCCCGCGACCACGGGGACGCTCACCACGAGCGAGGCGGCCATGATCTGGTTCCAGTACACGTCGTTGAGCGTGGAGTAGCCCTGGAGGCCGACCGCCAGGGTGCGGGTGGTCTCGTTGGTCATCACCGACGCGAACAGCACCTCGCCCCAGGCGGTCATGAACGCGTAGACGGCGACCGCGACGATGCCGGGGATCGCGGCCGGCACGACGACCTGGAACAGGGCGCGCAGCGGGCCGCAGCCGTCCACCAGCGCCGCCTCGTCCAGGTCGCGCGGCACCGAGTCGAAGTAGCCGATCAGCATCCAGATCGAGAACGGCAGGGAGAACGTGAGATAGGTGAGGATCAGGCCGCCCCGGGAGCCGAACAGGGCGATTCCGGTGGCGTTGCCGATGTTGACGTAGATGAGGAACAGGGGCAGCAGGAAGAGGATGCCGGGGAACATCTGCGTCGACAGCACGGTGACCGAGAAGACCCGCTTGCCGGGGAAGTCGTAGCGGCTGACCGCGTAGGCGGAGAAGACCGCGATCACCACCGAGCAGACCGTGGCCGCGCCGGCCACGATCAGGGAGTTCACGAAGTACTTCGCGAGCGGGACCGTCGACCAGATGTCGATGTACGGCCGGATCGTCAGCTCGCTGGGCAGCCAGCGGAACTTGCCGGTGACGTCCTGGAGCGGCTTCAGGGAGCTGGAGACCATCACGTACACCGGCAGCAGGACGAAACCGGTGAGCAGGGTCAGGAAGATCCGGCGGGTCCACAGGAAGGAGCGGGGGGCCGCCATCGGGGACCTATGCATGGGTGGACCTCCGGCCGCGCGACGTCAGCAGCAGGTACACGCCCGTCACCACGAGCAGGAACAGCAGCAGCAGTACCGACATGGCGGAGCCGGTGCCGAAGTTCCAGGTGACGAACGACGACTGGTAGATGTGGATGGAGATGAGGTCGGCCGCCGCCGGGGCCGCCTTGCCGAACAGGACGTACGGCGTGTTGAAGTCGTTGAAGGTCCACAGGAAGAGGACCAGGATCAGCACCTGGTTGACCGGGCGCAGCGACGGCAGGGTGATCCGGCGGATCTGCTGCCAGACGCCGGCGCCGTCCAGGGCCGCCGCCTCGTACAGGTCCTTGGGGATGTTCTGGAGGCCGGCCATGACGATCAGGAAGGCGAACGGCCAGCCCTTCCACACGGAGACGACGAGCAGGGCGACGAAGCTGTTGTCACCGATGAGCCAGAAGGAGGGCTTGTCGGTCAGGCCGAGCTGGTCGTGCAGGACGTGGTTCACCAGGCCGTTGTCGTGCTGGAACATGAACGCCCAGGTGATGACGGCGGCGTAGACCGGCAGCGCGTACGGGACCAGGAACAGCGCGCGCAGCAGGCCCCGGCCGCGGAAGGCGTCCTGCATGCAGATCGCGGCGGCGGTGCCGACGAACCAGCACAGGCCGACGGACAGCACGGTGAATCCGCAGGTGATCAGGAACGAGTCGAGCAGTGCCCGTCCGACGGGGGCGTCGAAGTCCACCGACATGCGGTAGTTGTCGATACCGGTCCACGGGGCCGTGCCCCAGTCCCGGATGTAGAACTGGGTGAGTTCCTTGAAGCTCATCACGATGCCGATGACCATCGGCACGAGATGGACGAGGAGTTCCAGGGCCAGGGCGGGCAGGAGCAGCAGGTAGGGCAGGCCGATCCGGCGGATCCGCCCGGTGCGGCGGCGGGGTCCGCGCGCCGCACCGGGGGAGCTCTTGCCGACCGTCCGCTCCTCGGGCCCGGCCGAGGCGGTCGTGGTGGTCATGGGGGTGTCCGTGCTCACTTCGTCGGCATCTGCTGCTGGGCCTTTTCGAGCTTCGCCTTCACCGACTCGGTGGTCACCGGCCGGCCTGCCGCGGCGTCGGCGAAGAGTTCCTTGACCGCCGTGCCGACGGCCGTCTCGAACTGGGACTCGTCGGGGACCTGGGGCAGCGCGGTGGCGCTGGCGGCGAGGGTGTCGCGCAGGACGGCGGTGGCCGCGGAGTTGAACGCCGGGTCGGACTGGGCGGCCTTGACCGGCGGGATGGAGCCGTAGGCCTTGTTGAGGATCTTCTGCTCGGCGTCGCCGGTCATGAACTTCACGAACTCGGTGGCGCCGTCGATGTTGTCGCTGTTCTTGAAGACCGCCATGTTGATGCCGGCGACCATGGAGTTGGTGCTGGCCCCGGTACCGGGCGCACCGGACTGGACGGGGGCGGGCGCGACACCCCAGTCGTCCTCCTTCATGCCCATCGACGCGAAGGTGGCCGAGGCGGTCTGCCAGAGCACCATCGCCGTCTTGCCCTTGGCGAAGTCGCTCAGCGACTGGTTCTGCGCGTACTCGGCGTTGCCCGGCGCGATGATCTTGTCCTTGGCCATCATGTCGACGTACTGCTTGACGGCCGCGACCGCCCCGTCGGACGTGAAGTCGGGCTTGCCGTCGGCGGTGAAGAAGTCGGCGTCGTGCTGCTTGCCGAGGACGAAGACCTGGTGGATGTTGTTCGACAGGTTCGAACCCTCGGCGCCGAGGCCCCACTTGCCGTCCTTGGCGATCTTCCGGCCGGTCTCGACCAGCTCGTCCCAGGTGGCCGGCGGCTCCGTGATGCCCGCGTCGGCGAACATCTTCTTGTTGTAGTAGAGCGCGTACGCCATCGAGTACAGCGGCACGGCGGCCGGGTCCTGGCCCTGGACGCCGGTCGAGCCGAGCGCGGACTCCACGAAACGGTCCTTGCCGCCGATCTTGCCCAGGTTCTTCTCGTCCCAGGGCAGCAGGGCGCCGGTCGCCTGGAGGGAGGCGCTCCAGGTGTTGCCGATGTTGAGCACGTCCGGCCCCTGGCCGGAGGTGGTGGCGGTGAGGATCCGGTTGAGCAGGTCGGACCAGGGCACGACCTCCAGCTCCACCTTGATGCCGGTCTCCTTCTCGAACTTGTCGAGCTCGGGCTGGAGGACCTTCTTGTCGACCTCGACGCTGGCGCCCTGGTTGGAGGCCCAGTAGGTCAGCGTCTTGGGCGAGTCGTTGGACCCGCCGCCCGAGGCGGAACCGCCTCCGCAGGCCGAGGCGGTGAGAGCGAGAGACAGGGTGACGGCGCCTACGGCCGCGGCTCGGATGCTGCGCATGGCTCCTGGTGTCCCTTCCGGGAGTCGAGAAGTCCGAGGACGGTCCGAAGGCGCGCGACGCCCGTTCGCGTTCACACCCCGAAAGCCCTCATGGCTTAATTTAGGACGTGAGTTAAACCTCAAGAGAAAGACCCGTCAAGATGTGCGGCACAGTCTCTTGGCGGGTGCGCCGGCTCGCGCGGCGACCGGACGACCGCGGTCGCCGGACGCACCGGCCATGACCTGGGGCGACGGTCCTCACACGGACGAGACGGGCCGCGACGGCGTTGTGCAACGGTTGGGTATCGGCCGGGAGTCGGGCCCTGGTCGGGACACACAACCTCTGTAGTCCCGCGACCGCGCCGCCCCGCCGGGCCGCGCGGGGAGACACGGGGGTGCGGGCCGCGCGGGGCGGGCCGGCGGCCTCCCCCGCCCGGTGCCGGTGCACCGGGCGGGGTCGGGCCGCTAGCGTTCCGCCGGCGCGGGCGCGTAGCCGGTGGGGCGGGCCGTGAAGGTGCCCCGGCCCTGGGTGC
Coding sequences:
- a CDS encoding helix-turn-helix domain-containing protein, which codes for MTVVGDEEPERRQQRPEDEPGTGVVTAFGRQLKLLRTRAGLERAEFGKRLGYSADTVASIEQGRRIPQARFIEKADEVLRAGGVLTALKEEVGRAQYPAFFRDMARLEAGATALNVYAVYAVPGLLQTEAYARAVFHMQRPLLEDDVIEQRLEARMVRQEILCRRPAPLLSFVIEEAVLRRPIGGPKVVRETLEQILVTGQSRNVEVQVMPIDREDNAALGGPFSLIDTNKGQRLAYAEVQNHSRIYTDAAYVRTLEARYGILRSQALTPSESVAFIEHLMGDT
- a CDS encoding ATP-binding protein, whose product is MTAAQSPLTLRRFAMRFSSTPRGARLARRLCGHRLDAWGVPYGGDTHGAITLVVSELCANAVRHGHVAGRDFHLLLVADPAACTVRIEVGDARGEHVPRIPVTAQGDGDGGRGLLLVEALADRWGCSPREGGGPGKTVWAECAAPGLI
- a CDS encoding GH1 family beta-glucosidase, producing MTIDLAALPHDFLWGTATAAYQIEGAVAEDGRSPSIWDTFSHTPGRIANGDNGDIACDHYHRWREDVSLMRRLGTNAYRLSVAWPRVVPGGDGAVNAKGLAFYDELVDALLEADITPSVTLYHWDLPQALQDRGGWPERETAEHFAAYAAVVAERLGDRVTHWTTLNEPLCSAWIGHLEGTMAPGWTDLTAAVRASYHLLLAHGLGMQAIKAAAPHAQVGIVNNLSTIHAATDRPEDLAAARRMDGHTNRWWLDPVHGRGFPQDMREVYRVDLPEQPGDAHVIGARLDWLGLNYYFPQTVADDPSAPAPFVRTVRRDGVPRTGMDWEIDASGIEELLLRLTSEYGPRRLYVTENGSSFPDVVRPDGTIDDPERRAYLEQHLAACASAARKGAPLAGYFAWSLLDNFEWAYGYDKRFGLVHVDYATQVRTIKGSGHRYAEIVRDHQGRASKAA
- a CDS encoding carbohydrate ABC transporter permease — its product is MAAPRSFLWTRRIFLTLLTGFVLLPVYVMVSSSLKPLQDVTGKFRWLPSELTIRPYIDIWSTVPLAKYFVNSLIVAGAATVCSVVIAVFSAYAVSRYDFPGKRVFSVTVLSTQMFPGILFLLPLFLIYVNIGNATGIALFGSRGGLILTYLTFSLPFSIWMLIGYFDSVPRDLDEAALVDGCGPLRALFQVVVPAAIPGIVAVAVYAFMTAWGEVLFASVMTNETTRTLAVGLQGYSTLNDVYWNQIMAASLVVSVPVVAGFLLLQRYLVAGLTAGAVK
- a CDS encoding carbohydrate ABC transporter permease, which gives rise to MTTTTASAGPEERTVGKSSPGAARGPRRRTGRIRRIGLPYLLLLPALALELLVHLVPMVIGIVMSFKELTQFYIRDWGTAPWTGIDNYRMSVDFDAPVGRALLDSFLITCGFTVLSVGLCWFVGTAAAICMQDAFRGRGLLRALFLVPYALPVYAAVITWAFMFQHDNGLVNHVLHDQLGLTDKPSFWLIGDNSFVALLVVSVWKGWPFAFLIVMAGLQNIPKDLYEAAALDGAGVWQQIRRITLPSLRPVNQVLILVLFLWTFNDFNTPYVLFGKAAPAAADLISIHIYQSSFVTWNFGTGSAMSVLLLLFLLVVTGVYLLLTSRGRRSTHA
- a CDS encoding ABC transporter substrate-binding protein, which encodes MRSIRAAAVGAVTLSLALTASACGGGSASGGGSNDSPKTLTYWASNQGASVEVDKKVLQPELDKFEKETGIKVELEVVPWSDLLNRILTATTSGQGPDVLNIGNTWSASLQATGALLPWDEKNLGKIGGKDRFVESALGSTGVQGQDPAAVPLYSMAYALYYNKKMFADAGITEPPATWDELVETGRKIAKDGKWGLGAEGSNLSNNIHQVFVLGKQHDADFFTADGKPDFTSDGAVAAVKQYVDMMAKDKIIAPGNAEYAQNQSLSDFAKGKTAMVLWQTASATFASMGMKEDDWGVAPAPVQSGAPGTGASTNSMVAGINMAVFKNSDNIDGATEFVKFMTGDAEQKILNKAYGSIPPVKAAQSDPAFNSAATAVLRDTLAASATALPQVPDESQFETAVGTAVKELFADAAAGRPVTTESVKAKLEKAQQQMPTK